One part of the Paraburkholderia flagellata genome encodes these proteins:
- a CDS encoding cation:proton antiporter domain-containing protein: protein MISPLEMTLFLLLASVVGVVLFRYLNLPPMLGYLTVGILVGPRSLGIVPDTHGAQNLAEFGVVFLMFSIGLEFSLSKLRAMRHAVFGLGLSQVLGTIVVALLLGLVLEPWVHITWQACVALGGALAMSSTAIVSKMLSERLEIESEHGRNILGVLLFQDLAVVPLLIVIAAFGGSSASLVESLGTAAVKIVLALGILLIVGQKFMTRWFTIVARRRSQELFVLNVLLVTLGAAFITDKFGLSLALGAFIAGMLIAETPYKHQVEEDIKPFRDVLLGLFFVTTGMLLNPHVIWQHPFMVAAFFFGPVVLKAVLITALTRIFGASPGVAMRTGLGLAQAGEFGFVLLNLILDKHLVDATLLQAILAAMLLSMLAAPFLIQNADRIVLRLSSTEWMQQSLMMTRIATQSIKQSGHVIVCGYGRAGQNLARMLEYEGLSYVALDLDPDRVAAAAAAGESVVFGDAARRESLVAAGIHRAAAVAITYANTQSAFRVLHHIHELEPTLPVIVRTVDDADLERLLAAGATEVIPEIVEGSLMLASHMLVLMGVPMRRVVRRVEELRDERYSLLRGYFHGTDDVGEDGHEQVRLQSVPVDERADAVGRTLAELGLYELGVEVTAIRRHGIRGVEPDPSTKLREADIVVLRGLPEQLAQAEERLSRHRKPGAAGAGAAAA from the coding sequence ATGATCTCCCCGCTGGAAATGACGCTGTTCCTGCTGCTCGCCTCGGTGGTTGGCGTCGTGCTGTTCCGTTATCTGAATCTGCCGCCGATGCTCGGCTACCTCACGGTCGGCATTCTCGTGGGTCCGCGCTCGCTCGGCATCGTGCCGGACACGCATGGCGCGCAGAACCTGGCCGAGTTCGGCGTGGTGTTCCTGATGTTCTCCATTGGCCTCGAGTTCTCGCTCTCGAAGCTGCGCGCCATGCGTCACGCCGTGTTCGGCCTCGGGCTTTCGCAAGTGCTGGGTACGATCGTGGTGGCGCTCCTGCTAGGGCTCGTGCTGGAGCCGTGGGTGCACATCACTTGGCAGGCGTGCGTCGCGCTGGGCGGCGCGCTCGCCATGTCGTCCACGGCTATTGTCAGCAAGATGCTTTCCGAGCGGCTCGAGATCGAATCGGAGCACGGCCGCAACATTCTGGGCGTGCTGCTGTTCCAGGATCTCGCCGTGGTGCCGCTGCTCATCGTGATCGCGGCGTTCGGCGGTTCCTCAGCCTCGCTTGTCGAGTCGCTCGGCACGGCGGCCGTGAAGATCGTCCTCGCGCTCGGCATTCTGCTCATCGTCGGGCAGAAGTTCATGACGCGCTGGTTCACCATCGTCGCGCGGCGCCGCTCGCAGGAGCTGTTCGTGCTCAACGTGCTGCTCGTCACGCTGGGCGCCGCGTTCATCACCGACAAGTTCGGCCTCTCGCTCGCGCTCGGCGCGTTCATCGCGGGCATGCTGATCGCCGAAACGCCGTACAAGCACCAGGTGGAAGAGGACATCAAGCCGTTTCGCGACGTGCTGCTCGGCCTCTTCTTCGTGACCACGGGCATGCTGCTCAACCCGCACGTGATCTGGCAGCACCCCTTCATGGTGGCGGCGTTCTTCTTCGGGCCGGTCGTGCTCAAGGCCGTGCTCATCACGGCGCTCACACGTATTTTCGGCGCTTCACCGGGCGTGGCCATGCGCACGGGCCTCGGCCTCGCGCAGGCCGGCGAATTCGGTTTCGTGCTGCTGAACCTCATTCTCGACAAGCATCTTGTCGATGCCACGCTGCTCCAGGCGATCCTCGCGGCCATGCTGCTTTCGATGCTCGCCGCGCCGTTCCTGATCCAGAACGCCGACCGCATCGTGCTGCGCCTCTCTTCGACGGAATGGATGCAGCAGTCACTGATGATGACGCGCATCGCCACGCAAAGCATCAAGCAAAGCGGCCACGTGATCGTGTGCGGCTATGGCCGCGCGGGGCAGAACCTCGCGCGTATGCTCGAATACGAAGGCCTCTCGTACGTGGCGCTCGACCTCGACCCCGACCGCGTGGCGGCCGCGGCGGCGGCGGGCGAGTCGGTGGTGTTCGGCGACGCGGCGCGGCGCGAGTCGCTCGTCGCGGCGGGCATCCATCGTGCGGCTGCCGTGGCGATCACGTATGCCAATACGCAATCGGCGTTTCGCGTGCTCCATCACATACACGAGCTGGAGCCCACCTTGCCGGTGATCGTGCGCACGGTCGACGACGCCGATCTCGAACGCCTGCTCGCCGCGGGCGCGACCGAGGTGATCCCGGAGATCGTGGAGGGCAGCCTCATGCTCGCCTCGCACATGCTGGTGCTGATGGGCGTGCCGATGCGGCGCGTGGTGCGCCGCGTGGAGGAACTGCGCGACGAGCGCTACAGCCTCCTGCGCGGCTACTTCCACGGCACCGACGATGTGGGCGAGGACGGTCACGAGCAGGTGCGGCTACAATCCGTACCGGTCGACGAGCGGGCCGATGCCGTGGGCCGCACGCTCGCGGAGCTGGGCCTGTACGAGCTTGGCGTCGAGGTGACGGCGATTCGCCGCCACGGCATTCGCGGCGTGGAACCGGACCCATCGACCAAGCTGCGCGAGGCCGACATCGTCGTGCTGCGCGGTTTGCCCGAGCAGCTCGCGCAGGCCGAGGAGCGGCTTTCGCGGCATCGCAAGCCGGGCGCGGCCGGCGCGGGTGCGGCGGCGGCCTGA
- a CDS encoding adenine phosphoribosyltransferase, translating to MSNAPANPSAEAAQFVKSLIRTVPDWPQPGVQFRDISPLIGHPKGLRVLIDLFVERYVDAKLDYVAGLDARGFIIGPIVAYELNVGFIPIRKIGKLPYKTVSETYKLEYGEATVEIHEDACGKGDRVVIVDDLIATGGTMMAGKLLLERLGASVVEGAAIIDLPDLGGSKLLTDAGLPLFTVTAFGGH from the coding sequence ATGTCCAACGCACCTGCGAACCCGAGCGCTGAAGCCGCCCAGTTCGTGAAGAGCCTGATCCGCACGGTGCCCGACTGGCCTCAGCCGGGAGTGCAGTTCCGCGACATCTCGCCGCTCATCGGCCATCCGAAGGGCTTGCGCGTGCTGATCGACCTGTTCGTCGAACGCTATGTCGATGCGAAGCTCGACTACGTGGCCGGGCTCGATGCGCGCGGCTTCATCATCGGGCCGATCGTCGCTTACGAGCTGAACGTGGGCTTCATTCCGATCCGCAAGATCGGCAAGCTGCCGTACAAGACCGTTTCCGAGACCTACAAGCTCGAATACGGCGAAGCGACCGTCGAGATTCACGAGGACGCCTGCGGCAAGGGCGACCGCGTCGTGATCGTCGATGACCTGATCGCCACCGGCGGCACCATGATGGCCGGCAAGCTGCTGCTCGAACGCCTCGGCGCGAGCGTGGTGGAGGGCGCTGCGATCATCGACTTGCCGGATCTGGGCGGCTCGAAGTTGCTCACCGATGCCGGCCTGCCGCTCTTCACCGTGACCGCCTTCGGCGGCCACTGA